The proteins below come from a single Eucalyptus grandis isolate ANBG69807.140 chromosome 3, ASM1654582v1, whole genome shotgun sequence genomic window:
- the LOC104447347 gene encoding disease resistance protein RPV1 has product MMYIQTRGDVQWERNVYDVFLSFRGIDTGKNFTDYLYTSLVDAGIHTFKYDNELHVGEKIGSNLLHAITQSKISIPIISENYAFSKWCLCELAHMLKCRRKASQIVLPIFYKVEPSQLRYPTGKLRDAISAHEKNMDEMVVKEWKEVLKEVSLLKGWESEKIANGYEGSLVQIVVRNVTRELKGLYQLDVPKHLVGIDDHVEEIMSEIDAKPNDTRIIGIYGMAGIGKTTLAKVLYNKLSSRYHFRSFVANIRVESQHTGIKELQKQLIYDIVGRAHDIHNVDDGICIIKSRFITREVLILLDDMDDYKHFDVLIREKDWLQARSIVLITTTNKRILDRVRADYTYQLPKLKLDQALILFSKHAFGRDFPLSNYEVISREVVLSIGGLPLALEVKGSFLRGKSETVWKQELRKLNKVPKTVEMSYEALDDNEQQIFLDIACFFIGSSKQSPTYMWAACGFFPRKGIEVLSLKSLVNIDKDGKLMMDDQLRDFGRKIALENQEEPEQRSRIWIYKEAVDVLDSNKGNSKIEALCLDECDYRRTYTSEQFEGLTNLRFLKVCGANFTGDFHNLLPHLKWLQWEHCPTNFRAANFHPRELVVLNLSWSKISEDWGGWGPLKMAIKLKVLNLTGCRSLRRTPDLSAYKSLEILILEECENMEEIDSSIEDIKTLVSLNVSSCTRLEELPKGVGRMEELRELFINDTSIQEIPLSGDGLMKLETLRASCCNRLEELPVGVGRMEKLRELLIDNTSVQEIPISGDGLMKLETLSASGCRRLKELPTEVGRMEELRELILDHTNIQEIPISGSGLMKLQILNVSSCRRIEELPAQVGHMKELRELLINDTAIREIPISSGGLMKLKTLRASYCEELAQLPNSMGSLTLLHQLDLSHSGIEKLPEFMSSFNLLTQLNLSYLGIKELPESVGSLKWLTQLDLSHSEIEELPKSISSLVSLTQLHISHSWIEELPKAMSSLESLTLLDLSHSGIGEFPKFMSSLVSLAQLDLSHTGIEELPESIGCLKKLQILNVSCCGLASIPHSIGDLAYLSLLDLRQCNKLTQLPNSIGFAMSLQHLLLQGCHLLREIPNSIKKLTSLIELDLNSTAIVELPYGIVNLQNLTNLDIRGTYITRLPVDFKTPTIFKQ; this is encoded by the exons ATGATGTACATCCAAACAAGAGGAGATGTACAGTGGGAAAGGAATGTCTACGACGTGTTCTTAAGCTTTAGAGGGATAGATACTGGCAAAAACTTCACCGATTATCTCTATACTAGCCTTGTCGATGCAGGAATTCATACGTTCAAGTATGACAATGAGCTTCATGTTGGTGAGAAGATTGGTTCAAACCTTCTCCACGCTATAACACAATCTAAGATCTCCATCCCGATTATCTCGGAGAACTATGCATTCAGTAAATGGTGCCTTTGTGAGCTGGCTCATATGTTGAAGTGCAGAAGAAAGGCAAGTCAAATAgtgttgcccatattttacaaagtggaaccctCACAGCTGAGATATCCCACAGGGAAATTGAGAGATGCTATCAGTGCACATGAAAAGAATATGGACGAAATGGTTGTGAAGGAATGGAAAGAAGTGCTCAAAGAAGTCAGTCTTTTGAAAGGATGGGAATCAGAGAAAATTGCTAATGG GTATGAAGGATCATTGGTTCAAATTGTTGTCAGAAACGTTACGAGAGAATTGAAAGGACTTTATCAACTAGATGTCCCCAAACATTTGGTGGGAATCGATGATCATGTGGAAGAGATTATGAGTGAGATAGATGCTAAACCCAATGATACAAGgataattggaatttatggaatggcTGGAATCGGTAAGACAACTTTGGCAAAGGTGTTATATAACAAACTCTCTAGCCGTTATCATTTTCGTAGCTTTGTGGCAAATATTAGAGTAGAATCTCAGCACACGGGTATCAAAGAACTACAAAAGCAGCTCATTTATGACATAGTGGGACGTGCCCATGATATTCATAATGTCGACGATGGAATCTGTATCATCAAATCTCGATTTATAACTAGGGAGGTCcttattcttcttgatgatatggatgattataaacattttgatgtgTTGATCAGAGAAAAAGATTGGCTTCAAGCAAGAAGTATAGTCCTCATAACAACTACAAACAAGAGAATTCTTGATAGAGTTAGGGCAGATTACACTTACCAACTTCCCAAGTTAAAATTGGATCAagcattgattttatttagtaaaCATGCATTTGGAAGGGACTTTCCTCTGAGTAATTATGAGGTTATCTCCCGTGAAGTGGTATTGAGTATTGGTGGGCTTCCCTTAGCTCTTGAAGTTAAGGGTTCTTTTTTACGGGGAAAAAGCGAAACAGTGTGGAAACAAGAATTACGGAAGTTAAACAAAGTGCCAAAGACAGTGGAAATGAGCTATGAAGCATTAGATGATAATgagcaacaaatatttttagatattgcatgtttttttattggatcATCTAAACAAAGTCCAACTTATATGTGGGCTGCTTGTGGTTTTTTTCCACGGAAGGGGATTGAAGTATTGAGTCTTAAGTCCTTAGTTAATATTGACAAAGATGGCAAGCTAATGATGGATGATCaactaagagattttggaaggaaaattgcTCTAGAAAATCAAGAGGAGCCTGAGCAGCGTAGCAGAATATGGATTTATAAGGAGGCGGTAGATGTGCTTGACAGTAACAAG GGCAATTCTAAGATTGAGGCCCTTTGTCTCGATGAATGTGACTACAGAAGAACCTACACAAGCGAACAATTTGAAGGACTGACCAACTTAAGGTTTCTCAAAGTGTGCGGTGCGAATTTCACAGGAGATTTCCATAACTTGCTTCCTCACTTAAAATGGCTTCAGTGGGAGCATTGTCCCACAAATTTCCGAGCAGCCAACTTTCATCCAAGGGAATTAGTTGTGCTCAATCTGTCATGGAGTAAGATATCAGAGGACTGGGGAGGATGGGGTCCACTCAAG aTGGCAATCAAGCTAAAAGTTCTTAACCTCACAGGCTGTCGATCTTTGAGAAGAACTCCCGACCTGTCTGCTTATAAAAGCTTGGAGATTTTAATTCTTGAAGAATGCGAGAATATGGAAGAGATTGATTCTTCTATCGAAGACATCAAGACCCTCGTCTCCTTGAATGTCAGTAGTTGTACGAGACTGGAGGAGCTACCTAAAGGAGTAGGTAGAATGGAAGAATTGAGGGAGCTATTCATAAATGACACTAGCATACAAGAGATTCCGCTTTCGGGAGATGGTTTGATGAAGCTAGAGACTTTACGTGCTTCATGTTGTAATCGACTGGAGGAGCTACCGGTAGGGGTAGGTAGAATGGAAAAATTGAGGGAGCTTCTCATAGATAACACATCTGTACAAGAGATTCCGATATCAGGAGATGGTTTGATGAAGCTGGAGACTCTAAGTGCCTCAGGCTGTAGGAGGCTGAAGGAGCTACCTACAGAAGTAGGTAGAATGGAAGAATTAAGGGAGCTTATCTTGGATCATACTAATATACAAGAGATTCCGATATCTGGAAGTGGTTTGATGAAGCTACAGATTCTAAATGTTAGTAGTTGTAGGAGAATAGAGGAGCTACCAGCACAAGTAGGTCATATGAAAGAATTAAGAGAGCTTCTCATAAATGACACCGCTATACGAGAGATTCCGATATCAAGTGGTGGTTTAATGAAGCTGAAGACTCTACGTGCCTCATATTGTGAagaacttgctcaacttccaaaTTCTATGGGCTCTCTTACATTGTTACATCAGTTGGACCTATCTCATTCAGGGATTGAAAAGTTACCTGAATTCATGAGCTCCTTTAATTTGCTAACTCAGCTGAACCTATCTTATTTAGGGATCAAGGAATTACCTGAATCCGTGGGCTCTCTTAAGTGGTTAACTCAGCTGGACCTATCTCATTCAGAGATTGAAGAATTACCTAAATCCATAAGCTCCCTCGTGTCATTAACTCAACTGCACATATCTCATTCATGGattgaagaattaccaaaaGCCATGAGCTCCCTTGAATCATTAACTCTATTGGACCTATCCCATTCAGGGATCGGAGaattcccaaaattcatgaGCTCCCTTGTGTCACTAGCTCAATTGGACCTATCTCATACAGGGATTGAAGAATTGCCAGAATCCATTGGTTGTCTAAAGAAGCTCCAAATTCTTAATGTCTCTTGTTGTGGATTAGCCAGCATTCCCCACTCCATAGGCGATCTGGCATATCTATCTCTACTTGACCTAAGGCAATGCAACAAACTTACTCAACTTCCAAACTCCATAGGCTTTGCCATGTCTTTGCAGCACTTGTTGTTACAAGGATGCCACTTGTTGAGAGAGATCCCCAACTCAATCaaaaagttgacatcattgattGAGTTAGATTTAAATTCTACGGCAATTGTGGAATTACCATACGGGATTGTGAATTTGCAGAATTTGACGAACTTGGACATTCGTGGAACTTACATAACAAGATTGCCTGTAGACTTCAAAACTCCTACAATATTTAAACAATAA